A single Kitasatospora kifunensis DNA region contains:
- a CDS encoding cytochrome P450: MTAPVDAPLLDAPLRPVAGPRGVPLLGSLAAFGRDPLSFMVRLREEFGDFVTWRLGPRRCVLLSHPQHIAELLGAAERDFQPVDIGWAFHQVAGESVAVLRGEQWRRKRAVVQPVVRPHRVRGYAPTMASCTIAHADGWREGQRVDVQEEMAAITQQIVAQTLFGDSPHVQGSGLRQAMATVQREIAAEVRGGVGLFLPDWVRTPARRRVLAACSVIDQAINRFIRERRAQAAEPDGQDMLATLLAQRDEQGQPLSDAELRDEAVTLWIGGQETTATTLVWAWQELSGAPQVRARLTEEVQRVLAGRAPTYEDYDQLPYTRQVVREALRLYPPVWTLCVIARHDTSVGGIPVPAGTMVWASQWSVHRDPRWFTDPQAFRPERFAADAPDPAADHTWFPFGSGPRACFGARFAQVTAVLVLAALAQRFHLEIPPGRVTPRPGFLLQPAAPILATVREVRGG, encoded by the coding sequence ATGACCGCGCCCGTTGACGCTCCGTTGCTCGACGCTCCGCTGCGCCCTGTCGCCGGCCCGCGCGGCGTGCCGCTGCTGGGCAGCCTGGCCGCGTTCGGCCGGGACCCGCTGAGCTTCATGGTTCGCCTGCGCGAGGAGTTCGGGGATTTCGTGACCTGGCGCCTCGGCCCGAGGCGCTGCGTGCTGCTGTCCCATCCCCAGCACATCGCCGAGCTGCTCGGTGCCGCCGAACGCGACTTCCAGCCGGTCGACATCGGCTGGGCGTTCCACCAGGTCGCCGGTGAGAGCGTCGCCGTGCTCCGGGGCGAACAGTGGCGCCGCAAACGCGCTGTGGTCCAACCGGTGGTGCGCCCCCACCGAGTGCGTGGGTACGCCCCGACCATGGCCAGCTGCACCATCGCCCATGCCGATGGCTGGCGTGAGGGCCAACGTGTTGACGTCCAGGAGGAGATGGCCGCCATCACCCAGCAGATCGTCGCGCAGACCCTGTTCGGCGACTCCCCTCACGTGCAGGGCAGTGGCCTGCGCCAGGCCATGGCCACCGTTCAGCGCGAGATCGCCGCGGAGGTCCGCGGCGGCGTCGGCCTCTTTCTGCCGGACTGGGTGCGCACCCCCGCCCGGCGGCGGGTGCTGGCCGCCTGCTCGGTCATCGACCAGGCGATCAACCGGTTCATCCGTGAACGACGCGCACAGGCGGCCGAGCCCGACGGCCAGGACATGCTCGCCACCCTGCTGGCCCAGCGTGACGAGCAGGGGCAACCGCTGAGCGATGCCGAACTGCGCGACGAGGCAGTCACGTTGTGGATCGGCGGGCAGGAGACCACCGCCACCACCCTGGTCTGGGCCTGGCAGGAGCTCAGCGGCGCACCGCAGGTCAGGGCGCGGCTGACCGAGGAAGTCCAGCGGGTGCTGGCAGGCCGGGCTCCGACGTATGAGGACTACGACCAGTTGCCCTACACCCGGCAGGTCGTCAGAGAGGCGCTACGGCTCTACCCGCCGGTCTGGACCCTGTGCGTGATCGCCCGGCACGACACGTCCGTGGGCGGCATCCCCGTCCCGGCCGGCACCATGGTGTGGGCCAGTCAGTGGTCCGTCCACCGTGACCCGCGCTGGTTCACCGACCCGCAGGCCTTCAGGCCCGAACGCTTCGCCGCCGACGCCCCGGACCCGGCCGCCGACCACACCTGGTTCCCCTTCGGTTCCGGCCCGCGCGCCTGCTTCGGCGCACGCTTCGCCCAGGTCACGGCCGTCCTCGTGCTGGCCGCACTGGCTCAGCGCTTCCACCTGGAGATTCCCCCGGGTCGGGTCACCCCCAGGCCCGGCTTCCTGCTGCAACCGGCCGCTCCGATCCTCGCGACCGTTCGCGAGGTCCGTGGCGGGTGA
- a CDS encoding IclR family transcriptional regulator, with the protein MSSHQQALPAETNSVAGKLFAILSSFATDRSVMRLTDISHRSGLPLSTVHRVCGELERWGGLEKRTDGSWCIGDRLWEVGILAERYAALREAAAPFLGDLHAQTRQNVTLAVLDDLRVRYVDVIRGSQSPSVEVRPGGTLPVHATSAGKLLLAHAPREDQRAVAEQGLARYTPYTITAPGQLLRELCLVRRGEVAYSREELQLGTASVAAPVRGTGGEVIAALTVAFRVMRGGEKFELLVRRHAEALSEQLA; encoded by the coding sequence ATGTCGTCCCATCAGCAGGCTCTTCCGGCTGAGACGAACAGCGTCGCTGGAAAGCTCTTCGCGATCCTCAGTTCCTTCGCCACCGACCGATCGGTCATGCGGCTGACCGACATCAGCCATCGCTCCGGGCTGCCGCTCTCCACCGTGCACCGCGTCTGCGGGGAGCTCGAACGATGGGGTGGCCTGGAGAAGCGCACGGACGGAAGCTGGTGCATCGGCGACCGCTTGTGGGAGGTCGGCATCCTCGCGGAACGCTATGCGGCGCTGCGCGAAGCGGCCGCGCCCTTCCTGGGTGACCTGCACGCCCAGACGCGGCAGAACGTGACCTTGGCGGTGCTCGACGACCTCCGGGTGCGCTATGTCGACGTGATCCGCGGCTCCCAGTCGCCCAGTGTGGAGGTGCGCCCCGGCGGCACCCTGCCGGTGCACGCGACCAGCGCGGGGAAGCTGTTGCTCGCCCACGCCCCGCGCGAGGACCAACGGGCGGTCGCGGAGCAGGGGTTGGCGCGGTACACCCCGTACACCATCACCGCTCCCGGGCAGCTGCTGCGGGAGCTCTGCCTGGTTCGCCGGGGCGAGGTGGCCTACAGCCGTGAGGAGTTGCAGCTCGGCACGGCGTCCGTCGCCGCACCGGTCCGCGGGACGGGCGGGGAGGTGATCGCCGCGCTGACGGTTGCTTTCCGGGTGATGCGCGGGGGCGAGAAGTTCGAGCTGCTGGTGCGCCGCCACGCCGAGGCCCTGAGCGAGCAGCTGGCCTGA
- a CDS encoding DODA-type extradiol aromatic ring-opening family dioxygenase, whose amino-acid sequence MARIVAAFGASHAPMMISARESAPQAQRERFFAGLEQATDRVRAARAQAVVLISNEHFTNFFLENFPQHCVGLGAVHTGPTEPWLGIAHNSPVPGSPDLAMAITRQLLGDGFEPAFSHQLRLDHGVMTVYHAIAPQLDLPLVPILQNCAVAPMLSLRAAHAFGQGLARAIAACEAVERVAVVAAGGLSHWVGTERVGDIDQEFDRWFLDRLARNRFEDVLDLPDEELEQAGNGAHEIRSWLTLAGLADRPAEVLAYEPIREWITGMAVAHYDLRQP is encoded by the coding sequence GTGGCGCGCATCGTAGCGGCCTTCGGCGCCTCGCACGCCCCGATGATGATCAGCGCGAGGGAGTCGGCTCCCCAGGCGCAGCGGGAGCGATTCTTCGCAGGCCTGGAGCAGGCCACCGACCGGGTCCGGGCCGCGCGGGCCCAAGCCGTGGTGCTGATCTCCAACGAGCACTTCACCAACTTCTTCCTGGAGAACTTCCCCCAGCACTGCGTGGGACTGGGCGCCGTCCACACCGGTCCGACCGAGCCCTGGCTGGGCATCGCGCACAACTCCCCGGTGCCGGGCTCGCCGGACCTCGCCATGGCGATCACCAGGCAGCTGCTCGGCGACGGCTTCGAACCGGCCTTCTCGCATCAACTCCGGCTCGATCACGGTGTGATGACCGTCTATCACGCCATCGCCCCGCAGCTCGACCTGCCCTTGGTGCCGATCCTGCAGAACTGCGCCGTCGCCCCGATGCTCTCGCTGCGCGCCGCCCACGCCTTCGGACAGGGCCTGGCACGGGCGATCGCGGCGTGCGAGGCGGTCGAGCGGGTGGCCGTGGTCGCCGCCGGCGGTCTGTCCCACTGGGTGGGGACCGAACGGGTCGGCGACATCGACCAGGAGTTCGACCGCTGGTTCCTGGACCGGTTGGCCCGCAACCGCTTCGAGGACGTCCTCGACCTGCCGGACGAGGAGCTGGAACAGGCCGGTAACGGCGCGCACGAGATCCGCAGCTGGCTGACCCTGGCCGGGCTCGCCGACCGTCCGGCCGAGGTGCTGGCCTACGAGCCGATCCGCGAGTGGATCACCGGCATGGCCGTGGCGCACTATGACTTGAGGCAGCCGTGA
- a CDS encoding amidohydrolase family protein, giving the protein MTRASAGAIDVHAHAMPLELLRWLAARDLAGLDALPHGQVRLDPAVAGVPAGTPIPCPPEQYDLTARLAAMDATGCARQAVSLPPFTTAGTSTDEQLAAEVAAAGNDALAAHVGQAPDRLCALGTVPVGGAHAVAEARRCLDELGMAGVAIGTQGCARDLDDPVNEPLWAFLAERQAFTFLHPNASPAPARTAAYWLPQLVGYPTETAIAVARLVLGGVLDRHDLRLCLAHGGGCVPSLRGRLDLGWHRKEAARTTPLPPTAYLDRLYYDTAVFDPAALRQIVAQVGAEHVLLGTDFPFDLSDTDPLGTLHALGLSEADTRRVASETAARLLNIG; this is encoded by the coding sequence GTGACCAGAGCGAGCGCGGGAGCCATCGACGTCCACGCGCACGCCATGCCGCTGGAGTTGCTGCGGTGGTTGGCCGCCCGCGACCTGGCCGGGCTCGACGCGCTCCCGCACGGCCAGGTCCGGCTGGACCCGGCCGTGGCCGGGGTCCCGGCCGGCACCCCGATCCCCTGCCCGCCCGAGCAGTACGACCTGACGGCCCGGCTGGCCGCGATGGACGCCACCGGCTGCGCCCGCCAGGCGGTCTCGCTGCCGCCGTTCACCACCGCCGGCACCAGCACGGACGAGCAGCTGGCCGCCGAGGTGGCGGCCGCGGGCAACGACGCGCTGGCCGCCCACGTGGGACAGGCGCCCGACCGGCTCTGCGCGCTGGGCACGGTCCCGGTGGGCGGCGCGCACGCGGTCGCGGAGGCCCGGCGCTGCCTGGACGAGCTCGGCATGGCGGGGGTGGCCATCGGCACCCAGGGCTGTGCCCGGGATCTCGACGATCCGGTCAACGAGCCGCTCTGGGCGTTCCTCGCCGAGCGGCAGGCCTTCACCTTCCTGCACCCCAACGCCTCGCCGGCCCCGGCGCGCACCGCCGCCTACTGGCTGCCGCAGTTGGTCGGTTACCCCACCGAGACCGCGATCGCGGTGGCCCGTCTGGTCCTCGGCGGAGTGCTGGACCGTCACGACCTGCGCCTGTGCCTGGCCCACGGAGGGGGCTGCGTGCCGTCCCTGCGCGGCCGCCTTGACCTGGGCTGGCACCGCAAGGAGGCCGCCCGGACCACCCCACTGCCACCCACCGCCTACCTCGACCGGCTCTACTACGACACCGCCGTCTTCGATCCCGCGGCGCTGCGGCAGATCGTGGCGCAGGTCGGTGCCGAACACGTGCTGCTCGGCACCGACTTCCCGTTCGACCTCTCCGACACCGATCCGCTCGGCACCCTGCACGCGCTGGGCCTGAGCGAGGCCGACACCCGTCGCGTGGCGTCCGAGACCGCCGCCAGGCTGCTGAACATCGGCTGA
- a CDS encoding 3-deoxy-7-phosphoheptulonate synthase — protein MTPSRPETKVLPTSRPGRQSHWYDFHAAQQPDWDDPQARDEICTQLAERPVLVSVDELRALRQELAAVAAGRSLVLQAGDCAESFAQSTPEHAAAKADTVATLADRLAADTGTAVVRIGRIAGQYAKPRSAPTELVGERELPSFRGHIVNDPAPEEDARRHRPQRLLQAYEASRTTARALRERPQRLWTSHEALILDYEVPLVRFDEAAADLFLGSTHLPWVGERTRQSDGAHVRLLADVVNPVGCKVSGSGPIEELLRVCERLDPDRTPGRLTLISRFGADHVARQLPDVASAVRAAGHPVVWLCDPMHGNTYRSRVGLKTRQLSVIQQEVRGFVTALRAAGVHPGGLHLEVSAQPVTECVGAEVADEEQLTTRYTTLCDPRLSPRQAAEVVRTFTEGL, from the coding sequence ATGACTCCATCGCGTCCTGAGACGAAGGTCCTGCCCACCTCGCGGCCGGGCCGACAATCCCACTGGTACGACTTCCATGCCGCCCAGCAGCCCGACTGGGACGATCCCCAGGCCCGCGACGAGATCTGCACCCAGCTGGCCGAACGCCCCGTGCTGGTCTCGGTCGACGAACTGCGCGCCCTGCGGCAGGAGCTCGCCGCGGTGGCGGCAGGGCGCTCGCTGGTCCTGCAGGCCGGGGACTGCGCCGAGAGCTTCGCGCAGAGCACGCCCGAGCACGCCGCGGCCAAGGCGGACACGGTGGCCACCCTGGCCGACCGGCTGGCGGCGGACACCGGCACGGCCGTCGTGCGCATCGGCCGGATCGCCGGGCAGTACGCCAAGCCCCGCTCCGCGCCCACCGAGCTGGTCGGCGAGCGCGAACTGCCCTCCTTCCGCGGACACATCGTCAACGACCCGGCACCCGAGGAGGACGCCCGACGCCACCGCCCGCAGCGGTTGCTCCAGGCCTACGAGGCGTCCCGGACCACCGCGCGGGCCCTGCGCGAGCGGCCGCAGCGCCTGTGGACCAGCCACGAGGCGCTGATCCTGGACTACGAGGTGCCCTTGGTGCGCTTCGACGAAGCCGCAGCCGACCTGTTCCTCGGCTCCACCCACCTGCCCTGGGTCGGTGAGCGGACCAGGCAGAGCGACGGCGCCCACGTGCGGCTGCTGGCCGACGTGGTCAACCCGGTCGGCTGCAAGGTGAGCGGGAGCGGCCCGATCGAGGAGCTGCTGCGCGTCTGCGAGCGGCTCGACCCCGACCGCACCCCAGGCCGGCTGACGCTGATCTCCCGGTTCGGCGCTGACCACGTCGCCCGCCAACTGCCGGACGTCGCCAGCGCGGTCCGCGCGGCGGGCCACCCGGTGGTGTGGCTCTGCGATCCCATGCACGGCAACACCTACCGCAGCCGGGTCGGCCTGAAGACCCGGCAGCTGAGCGTCATCCAGCAGGAGGTGCGAGGCTTCGTCACGGCCTTGCGCGCAGCCGGGGTCCACCCGGGCGGCCTGCACCTGGAGGTCTCCGCGCAGCCGGTGACCGAGTGCGTCGGCGCGGAGGTGGCCGACGAGGAGCAGCTGACCACCCGCTACACCACGCTCTGCGACCCGCGACTGAGCCCTCGTCAAGCGGCCGAGGTGGTGCGGACCTTCACCGAGGGCCTCTGA
- a CDS encoding pentapeptide repeat-containing protein produces the protein MVGGQRAAATRFRGPRFRGTRFRGTRFRGTRFRGTRFRGPR, from the coding sequence CTGGTCGGTGGTCAACGGGCGGCTGCGACACGGTTCAGAGGCCCTCGGTTCAGAGGGACTCGGTTCAGAGGGACTCGGTTCAGAGGCACTCGGTTCAGAGGCACTCGGTTCAGAGGCCCTCGGTGA
- a CDS encoding sugar phosphate isomerase/epimerase and 4-hydroxyphenylpyruvate domain-containing protein produces MRRSIATVCLSGTLADKLDAAAAAGFDGVEIFENDLIASAWSPAEIRARCADLGLAIDLYQPFRDFEGVPQDLLAANLRRAERKFDVMQELGARTLLVCSSVAAQAVDDDALAAEQLRVLAERAERRGLRIAYEALAWGRHVSTWGHSWEIVRRADHPALGLCLDSFHILSRESRPSGIDLVPAEKLFFLQLADAHRLDMGVLSWSRHHRLFPGQGSFDLPGLLGQILAAGYRGPLSLEVFNDVFRQADPRQTAVAAMRSLLALQESAGQLDVPSAPVPSGFGYVELSVTEASRATVAGTLAALGFVRSGEHRSRPVELWQQGEARVLLAGRSQGRGAERCDGDTISALAFESADPQRSLRRAAALLAAPAVSEGGCGETGEAAGKAAALTAPDRTAILIHRPFGEPGCWSRAFKQAEGAGPTAASDGRLTGIDQVTLTQPFDRFEEAALVYRALGLSLSEEAEYPAPFGLIRSRTATDPAQRVRVTLIGTLERRGEWSPGVPEPQHVTFTASDVFAAARAARDHGAPLLPIPHNYYADLDARLGLEPELLDRLQEFDVLYDRDEGGEVYHFFTGLLGSRIFFEVVQRVGAYRGAGVADTPVRMAAHRRLRQQHSLLRG; encoded by the coding sequence ATGCGACGGAGTATTGCCACGGTGTGCCTCTCCGGCACCCTCGCGGACAAGCTGGACGCCGCAGCGGCGGCGGGCTTCGACGGGGTGGAGATCTTCGAGAACGACCTGATCGCCTCCGCCTGGTCACCCGCCGAGATCCGCGCCCGTTGCGCGGATCTCGGCCTGGCCATCGACCTCTACCAGCCGTTCCGCGATTTCGAGGGGGTGCCGCAGGATCTCCTGGCGGCCAATCTGCGAAGAGCGGAGCGCAAGTTCGACGTCATGCAGGAGCTCGGTGCCCGCACCCTGCTGGTCTGCTCCTCGGTGGCCGCACAGGCGGTGGACGACGACGCCTTGGCCGCCGAGCAGCTGCGGGTGCTCGCTGAGCGGGCCGAGCGGCGCGGGCTGCGGATCGCGTACGAGGCGCTGGCCTGGGGGCGGCACGTCAGCACCTGGGGACACTCCTGGGAGATCGTGCGCCGCGCCGACCACCCGGCGCTGGGCCTGTGCCTGGACAGCTTCCACATCCTCTCCCGGGAGTCGCGGCCCAGCGGCATCGACCTGGTACCGGCCGAGAAGCTGTTCTTCCTCCAACTGGCCGACGCCCACCGGCTGGACATGGGCGTGCTGAGCTGGAGCCGGCACCACCGGCTCTTTCCGGGGCAGGGCTCGTTCGACCTGCCGGGCCTGCTGGGGCAGATCCTGGCGGCCGGCTACCGTGGCCCGCTCTCTCTGGAGGTCTTCAACGACGTGTTCCGCCAGGCCGATCCCCGGCAGACGGCGGTGGCCGCGATGCGCTCGCTGCTGGCCCTGCAGGAGAGCGCCGGGCAGCTGGACGTGCCCTCCGCGCCGGTGCCGAGCGGCTTCGGCTACGTCGAACTGTCGGTCACCGAGGCCTCCAGGGCCACGGTGGCCGGCACGCTGGCGGCGCTGGGCTTCGTTCGCTCCGGCGAGCACCGCTCACGACCGGTCGAGCTGTGGCAGCAGGGGGAGGCCCGCGTGCTGCTCGCCGGCAGGAGCCAAGGGCGCGGTGCGGAGAGATGTGATGGCGACACCATCTCGGCCCTGGCCTTCGAGAGCGCCGACCCGCAGCGCTCCCTGCGGCGGGCTGCGGCGCTGCTGGCGGCGCCCGCGGTGAGCGAGGGCGGCTGCGGCGAGACCGGGGAGGCAGCGGGTAAGGCGGCTGCGCTCACCGCGCCCGACCGGACGGCCATCTTGATCCACCGCCCGTTCGGCGAACCAGGCTGCTGGTCAAGGGCGTTCAAACAAGCCGAGGGTGCCGGACCGACCGCGGCGAGCGACGGCCGGCTGACCGGGATCGACCAGGTGACGCTGACCCAGCCGTTCGACCGTTTCGAGGAGGCCGCACTGGTCTACCGGGCGCTCGGCCTGTCGCTGAGCGAGGAAGCCGAGTACCCGGCGCCCTTCGGCCTGATCCGCAGCCGCACCGCCACCGATCCGGCGCAGCGCGTGCGGGTCACCCTCATCGGCACCCTGGAGCGGCGCGGTGAGTGGTCCCCGGGTGTCCCCGAGCCGCAGCACGTCACCTTCACCGCCTCCGACGTCTTCGCCGCCGCCCGGGCCGCCCGCGATCACGGTGCGCCGCTGCTGCCGATCCCGCACAACTACTACGCCGACCTCGACGCCCGGCTCGGCCTGGAACCGGAACTGCTGGACCGGCTGCAGGAGTTCGACGTGCTCTACGACCGCGACGAGGGGGGCGAGGTCTACCACTTCTTCACCGGCCTGCTGGGGAGTCGGATCTTCTTCGAGGTGGTGCAGCGCGTCGGCGCCTACCGGGGAGCCGGGGTGGCCGACACCCCGGTGCGGATGGCCGCGCACCGCCGGCTGCGACAGCAGCACAGCCTGCTGCGTGGTTAA
- a CDS encoding tautomerase family protein, whose product MPLIEITLAEGREYARLRTLMHRIHEAVRDTLDVPDASVRVIVREVPPTHWSAGDVTLQERERD is encoded by the coding sequence ATGCCGCTGATCGAGATCACCCTGGCCGAGGGGCGGGAATACGCGCGCTTGCGCACCCTGATGCACCGGATCCACGAGGCCGTCCGCGACACGCTCGACGTCCCCGATGCCAGCGTCCGCGTGATCGTGCGTGAAGTGCCCCCCACCCACTGGTCGGCGGGCGATGTGACCTTGCAGGAACGGGAGCGGGACTGA
- a CDS encoding aldehyde dehydrogenase, whose product MEFVPHVIDGVETASADGQRFATVDPWTREPWAEVALGGEQEVERAVSAARRAFDQGPWPRMGRAERGRLLHKLADLIEEHGEQLALVDTTDMGKPIADTRGKDVPRSAANFRFFADHARLTPDEALPSDTGHHIYTRHEPAGVVAAIAPWNFPLMMASWKIAPALAWGNTVVLKPAEQSPASASHLARLALEAGIPPGVLNVVHGYGGSSVGQALTERPDIDRITFTGESATGRLISRAAADHLTPVSLELGGKGANLVFADADLDGAVNWSLQAIFANAGQVCLAGSRIYVQRPVYDEFLDRFSKAAQALRVGDPKDPATQVGPLASAEHHAKVCSYLDLAEQGGGRLLTGGRGEGWFVRPTVLVEVAPSSPLVREEIFGPVAVITPFDTEQEAVAQANDTPFGLNAIVFTEDLHRAHRVSAGLRVGTVWVNCFFVRDLRAPFGGVGDSGVGREGGSYSREFFTEPKAVVLRIDHSTPDRARPSTSSNGG is encoded by the coding sequence ATGGAGTTCGTACCGCACGTGATCGACGGCGTCGAGACGGCGTCCGCGGACGGGCAGCGGTTCGCCACGGTGGATCCGTGGACCCGCGAGCCGTGGGCCGAGGTCGCCCTGGGCGGCGAGCAGGAGGTGGAGCGGGCGGTGAGTGCCGCCCGGCGCGCCTTCGACCAGGGCCCCTGGCCCCGGATGGGCCGGGCCGAACGCGGTCGTCTGCTGCACAAGCTGGCCGACCTGATCGAGGAGCACGGCGAGCAGCTCGCGCTGGTGGACACCACCGACATGGGCAAGCCGATCGCCGACACCCGGGGCAAGGACGTGCCGCGCTCCGCCGCCAACTTCCGGTTCTTCGCCGACCACGCGCGCCTGACGCCCGACGAGGCGCTGCCCTCCGACACCGGCCACCACATCTACACCCGGCACGAGCCGGCCGGGGTGGTCGCGGCCATCGCGCCGTGGAACTTCCCGCTGATGATGGCCTCCTGGAAGATCGCCCCGGCGCTGGCCTGGGGCAACACCGTGGTCCTCAAGCCGGCCGAGCAGAGCCCGGCCTCGGCCAGCCACCTCGCGCGGCTGGCGCTGGAGGCGGGTATCCCGCCCGGGGTCCTCAACGTGGTGCACGGCTACGGCGGCTCCTCGGTCGGGCAGGCGCTCACCGAACGCCCGGACATCGACCGGATCACCTTCACCGGCGAGTCCGCCACCGGCCGGTTGATCTCCCGAGCCGCGGCCGACCACCTCACCCCGGTGAGCCTGGAGTTGGGCGGCAAGGGCGCCAACCTCGTCTTCGCGGACGCCGATCTGGACGGCGCCGTCAACTGGTCGCTCCAGGCGATCTTCGCCAACGCCGGGCAGGTCTGCCTGGCCGGCAGCCGGATCTACGTCCAGCGGCCGGTGTACGACGAGTTCCTCGACCGGTTCAGCAAGGCCGCGCAGGCGCTGCGGGTGGGCGACCCCAAGGACCCGGCGACCCAGGTGGGCCCGCTCGCCAGTGCTGAGCACCACGCCAAGGTCTGCTCCTACCTGGACCTGGCCGAGCAGGGCGGCGGCCGCCTGCTCACCGGCGGGCGCGGCGAGGGCTGGTTCGTGCGGCCGACCGTGCTGGTCGAGGTCGCACCGTCCTCCCCCCTGGTGCGGGAGGAGATCTTCGGGCCGGTCGCGGTGATCACGCCCTTCGACACCGAGCAGGAGGCGGTGGCACAGGCCAACGACACGCCGTTCGGACTCAACGCGATCGTCTTCACCGAGGACCTGCACCGGGCCCACCGGGTCAGCGCCGGCCTGCGGGTCGGCACGGTCTGGGTCAACTGCTTCTTCGTCCGCGACCTGCGCGCCCCCTTCGGCGGTGTCGGCGACTCCGGGGTCGGCCGTGAAGGCGGCTCGTACAGCCGGGAGTTCTTCACCGAGCCGAAGGCCGTCGTGCTGCGCATCGACCACAGCACACCAGACCGTGCGCGCCCGAGCACCAGCTCGAACGGGGGATGA
- a CDS encoding GH3 family domain-containing protein, with protein MTTEAWQEYWRARRNTFGEECRVARAELLADLRRPERAQQRVLADLVDLSRNSLHWQEQGYGPAANPDAFRRQLPIRRYEDYLPLIEREIHAKGGILACSPVPRWLKTSGTTGTPKRIPYSVHWMEHYRTPALQALWGTYLAHCPELLAHPYATLDTQTTREEPAEFLQGAQYQGVTSRHPLVNSRDWQPPWQQAPWFDLEAPSAHEGRMYHRIRHLLGRRPHFVSAINPSTLISLRDLVAANGERLVRDLCEGTLEGKPWGRPDEAAAHRLAAALRQADFALTDLWPTLTGYTCWTSASTRLYQGKLDAIFPGVAQLAFMSCGSEGVTAIPVDDTLHSQPLAVNQGFFEFVPAEVPLGERLAAGVQVDTVLFDQVEAGREYHLLMSQANGLHRLWIGDIYHVDRVVDGVPWVHLVRRDGVFHSFTGEKVTEVQVTEALERGFAGLGLDMGLYMCGPRWAEPPGYVALVESRAGGRGVDGELSARVDRQLRTINTEYESKRGSGRLDPIEVITVAPDAISSYVERRRTAGNATQYKYKPFQPDIDFVSAIVGG; from the coding sequence ATGACCACAGAGGCCTGGCAGGAGTACTGGAGAGCCCGGCGCAACACCTTCGGCGAGGAGTGCCGAGTGGCCCGGGCCGAGCTGCTGGCCGACCTGCGGCGCCCCGAGCGGGCCCAGCAGCGGGTCCTGGCGGATCTCGTCGACCTCAGCCGCAACTCCCTGCACTGGCAGGAGCAGGGCTACGGCCCCGCGGCGAACCCCGACGCCTTCCGCCGGCAGCTGCCGATCCGCCGCTACGAGGACTACCTGCCGCTGATCGAGCGGGAGATCCATGCCAAGGGCGGCATCCTGGCGTGCAGCCCGGTGCCGCGCTGGCTGAAGACCAGCGGTACCACCGGCACGCCCAAGCGGATCCCGTACTCCGTGCACTGGATGGAGCACTACCGCACACCCGCGCTCCAGGCGCTCTGGGGCACCTATCTGGCGCACTGCCCGGAGCTGCTGGCCCACCCGTACGCGACGCTCGACACCCAGACCACCCGTGAGGAGCCGGCGGAGTTCCTCCAGGGCGCCCAGTACCAGGGTGTCACCAGCCGCCATCCGCTCGTCAACTCCCGTGACTGGCAGCCGCCGTGGCAGCAGGCGCCGTGGTTCGACCTGGAGGCCCCGAGCGCGCACGAGGGCCGGATGTACCACCGCATCCGCCATCTCCTGGGCCGCCGGCCGCACTTCGTGTCGGCCATCAACCCCAGCACGCTGATCTCGCTACGCGACCTGGTGGCCGCCAATGGCGAGCGGCTGGTGCGGGACCTGTGCGAGGGCACCCTGGAGGGCAAGCCCTGGGGCAGGCCCGACGAGGCCGCGGCCCACCGCCTGGCCGCCGCGCTGCGCCAGGCGGACTTCGCGCTGACCGACCTGTGGCCCACCCTCACCGGCTACACCTGCTGGACCTCCGCCTCCACCCGGCTCTACCAGGGCAAGTTGGACGCGATCTTCCCCGGCGTGGCCCAGCTGGCGTTCATGAGCTGCGGCAGCGAGGGGGTGACGGCGATCCCGGTCGACGACACCCTGCACAGCCAACCGCTCGCGGTCAACCAGGGGTTCTTCGAGTTCGTCCCGGCCGAGGTGCCGCTGGGCGAGCGGCTGGCGGCCGGCGTGCAGGTCGACACGGTGCTCTTCGACCAGGTGGAGGCCGGTCGCGAGTACCACCTGCTGATGTCGCAGGCGAACGGGCTGCACCGGCTCTGGATCGGCGACATCTACCACGTGGACCGGGTGGTGGACGGGGTCCCGTGGGTCCATCTGGTCCGGCGCGACGGGGTGTTCCACTCCTTCACCGGCGAGAAGGTCACCGAGGTCCAGGTCACCGAGGCGCTGGAGCGCGGCTTCGCGGGCCTGGGCCTGGACATGGGGCTCTACATGTGCGGCCCGCGCTGGGCCGAACCACCGGGCTACGTCGCCCTGGTGGAGAGCCGGGCCGGCGGCCGGGGCGTGGACGGCGAGCTCTCCGCCCGCGTCGACCGGCAGCTGCGGACCATCAACACCGAGTACGAGAGCAAGCGCGGCAGCGGCCGCCTGGACCCGATCGAGGTCATCACGGTGGCGCCGGACGCGATCAGCTCCTACGTCGAGCGGCGGCGCACCGCCGGCAACGCCACCCAGTACAAGTACAAGCCCTTCCAGCCGGACATCGACTTCGTCTCCGCCATCGTCGGCGGCTGA